In uncultured Methanobrevibacter sp., the following are encoded in one genomic region:
- a CDS encoding ATP-binding protein, which yields MNPDNEDSIHDFLQSQITDTPLSLNNELSNRGVKFNHRDDFEEIRTFIDEFIDGNNVNRYIVLPGLRGVGKTTILFQVYDYLLNQKNIRHEQILYFSCEELNKIEDCDIYDTIKYYLKTFHNSSLQTLDEKLFLLIDESHFDKDWSLSGKIITDKSKNIFAIFTGSSAINLEYNAEAARRMIRYPITPLNYSQHLKLKYNYHTDISNDLIDLLFNGNVDNAIIKEKQVNRDLLNLKNYHSMDWDNYFKFGGFPSVMHDTNHRNAFKKLYYSVETVVTKDLGTMNNLTANTQTNALRLMKFLAEKYPGDISQNVLANKIKTSAGSVNTIMDLLEKTHLIFHTEPYAGANARAKKSWQYYFATPSIMHAINLKFGFSSIKLSEYEGILFETLVGSNLVNLKNSEQFFEFSIFYDTYKVKKQKVDFIIKKDFDEVIPIEVGHGNKGTDQIKDAIRRYKAPHGIVISDTTKTIEKVDNVIFVPIKTFSLM from the coding sequence ATGAATCCTGATAATGAAGATTCAATTCATGATTTTTTACAAAGCCAAATAACAGATACTCCTTTATCTCTAAACAATGAGTTATCAAATAGGGGTGTTAAATTTAATCATAGGGATGATTTTGAAGAAATAAGAACATTTATAGATGAATTCATCGATGGAAATAATGTTAATCGTTATATTGTATTGCCGGGTCTTAGAGGTGTTGGAAAAACAACAATCTTATTTCAGGTATATGACTACTTGTTGAATCAAAAAAATATCCGTCATGAACAGATATTATATTTTTCCTGTGAGGAACTAAATAAAATAGAAGATTGTGACATCTATGATACCATCAAATATTATCTAAAAACATTCCATAACTCCTCACTGCAGACACTTGATGAAAAATTATTCTTATTAATTGACGAATCACATTTTGATAAAGATTGGTCACTTTCAGGTAAAATAATCACTGATAAATCTAAAAATATATTTGCGATTTTTACAGGTTCATCAGCAATAAATCTTGAATATAATGCTGAAGCCGCAAGAAGGATGATACGATATCCAATAACTCCCCTAAATTATTCACAACATTTAAAATTAAAATATAATTATCACACAGATATTTCCAATGATTTGATAGATTTATTATTTAATGGCAATGTTGATAATGCAATCATAAAAGAAAAGCAGGTAAATCGTGATTTATTAAATCTAAAAAATTATCATTCAATGGATTGGGATAATTATTTTAAATTTGGAGGATTTCCGTCAGTGATGCATGATACGAATCACAGAAATGCATTTAAAAAATTATACTACTCAGTTGAAACTGTGGTGACAAAAGATTTAGGGACAATGAATAACCTGACTGCAAATACACAAACAAATGCATTAAGATTAATGAAATTTTTGGCGGAAAAATATCCTGGTGACATTTCACAAAATGTGCTTGCAAATAAAATCAAAACTTCTGCAGGAAGTGTTAATACAATAATGGACTTACTTGAAAAGACTCATTTGATATTTCACACAGAACCTTATGCAGGTGCAAATGCAAGAGCAAAAAAATCATGGCAGTATTATTTTGCAACACCAAGCATAATGCATGCAATAAATCTCAAATTCGGATTTTCATCTATAAAATTGAGTGAATATGAAGGAATATTGTTTGAAACATTAGTCGGATCAAACCTTGTTAATTTGAAAAATAGTGAACAGTTCTTTGAATTCAGTATATTCTACGATACATATAAAGTGAAAAAGCAAAAGGTTGATTTTATAATAAAAAAAGATTTTGATGAAGTAATCCCAATAGAAGTTGGACACGGTAATAAAGGTACTGATCAAATTAAGGATGCAATAAGACGTTATAAAGCTCCACATGGAATTGTTATATCTGATACAACAAAAACAATTGAAAAAGTTGATAATGTAATATTCGTGCCAATAAAAACTTTCTCATTAATGTAA